One genomic segment of Fusobacterium sp. IOR10 includes these proteins:
- a CDS encoding sigma-54 dependent transcriptional regulator, whose amino-acid sequence MNKKVMIIDDEISICDSLEFALEDKYEVMFTTNPYEGLEKIKENNIDVVLLDLKIGSVNGVDILEKIKEYDKSISVIMMTAYGSIVSSVDAIKKGAFTYLTKPLNLEELYVSIEQTLEIRDLSKKVEYLSKELENKNNYQGIIGKSESMKNVFSLVEKLKDVDLGVMITGESGTGKELIAKAIHYSGKRKDNNFVEINCAAIPESLLEEEFFGHKKGTFTNAIADKVGKFEFADKGTIFLDEIGDMTLKLQGKLLRVLQEKKFNPIGSNETIETNVRVIAATNKNLKQLIQEGKFREDLYFRLNVVEIDLPPLREKRTDLPLLFDYFINKCNGEMNREIKGISKEAEKILLSYDYPGNVRELLNIMEHSILFSQGDIIDVDSLPKRLKCNELVEDELNKEIKSLSNLTLKDIEKIIIKKRLEENNGKKKITAESLGISDKGLRNKIAEYDL is encoded by the coding sequence ATGAATAAAAAAGTTATGATTATAGACGATGAAATTTCAATTTGTGATTCATTGGAATTTGCACTAGAGGATAAATATGAAGTTATGTTTACTACAAATCCATATGAGGGATTAGAAAAAATAAAGGAAAATAATATAGATGTTGTGCTGTTAGATTTAAAAATAGGTTCTGTTAATGGAGTTGATATTTTAGAGAAAATAAAAGAATATGATAAAAGTATTTCTGTAATAATGATGACAGCCTATGGATCAATAGTGTCCTCTGTGGATGCAATAAAAAAAGGAGCATTTACATATTTAACAAAACCTTTAAATTTAGAAGAACTATATGTGAGTATTGAGCAAACTTTAGAAATAAGAGATTTAAGTAAAAAAGTTGAATATTTAAGTAAGGAACTTGAAAATAAAAATAATTATCAAGGGATTATAGGAAAAAGTGAAAGCATGAAGAATGTTTTTTCTCTAGTTGAAAAATTAAAGGATGTTGATTTAGGTGTTATGATAACTGGGGAAAGTGGAACAGGGAAGGAATTAATAGCCAAAGCAATACATTATTCAGGAAAAAGAAAAGATAATAATTTTGTGGAAATAAATTGTGCTGCTATTCCTGAAAGCTTGTTAGAAGAGGAATTTTTTGGACATAAAAAAGGGACATTTACAAATGCAATTGCAGATAAAGTAGGGAAATTTGAATTTGCAGATAAGGGAACAATATTTTTAGATGAAATTGGAGATATGACTTTGAAATTACAAGGGAAACTTCTTAGAGTTTTACAGGAAAAAAAGTTTAATCCCATTGGTTCCAATGAAACTATTGAAACAAATGTAAGAGTAATAGCAGCAACAAATAAGAATTTAAAACAATTAATACAAGAGGGAAAGTTTAGAGAGGATTTATATTTTAGATTAAATGTTGTGGAAATTGATCTACCTCCTCTAAGGGAAAAAAGAACAGATCTACCCTTGTTATTTGATTATTTTATAAATAAATGTAATGGAGAAATGAATAGAGAGATAAAGGGAATATCCAAGGAAGCTGAGAAAATTTTATTAAGTTATGATTATCCAGGAAATGTTAGGGAATTATTAAATATAATGGAACACAGCATATTATTTTCTCAAGGAGACATAATAGATGTAGATTCATTACCAAAGAGATTAAAATGTAATGAATTAGTTGAAGATGAATTAAATAAAGAAATTAAAAGTTTATCAAACTTAACTCTAAAGGATATAGAAAAAATTATAATAAAAAAAAGATTAGAGGAAAATAATGGAAAGAAAAAAATAACAGCAGAAAGTTTAGGAATAAGTGATAAAGGTCTTAGAAATAAAATTGCAGAGTATGATTTATAA
- a CDS encoding TAXI family TRAP transporter solute-binding subunit: protein MKEKSSIGRLIIVTISLIFIIGCGRESENLQGKDREVSNFLTIATGPTSGLYYPIGSSFAKVLKKLGYRTSVQSTGGSVENINLILNKSADLAIAMSDSVDQSKNSNELRALTGLYPNYVQLVTIKKNKINKFEDLKGKRVGIGAFNSGVELNARMMYEAHGMSYKDSVVQYLNYGDAVEKMRDGLVDAIFVTSGIPNETIMELKKDADMVLVPITGKGMKNLMEKYPFFVEDIIPAEIYGTDKDIKTASVRNIMLVRKDLPEDVVYKITKGIFENIKSIKSSHIASQQNISLENSQKGVKIKFHPGAIKYYKEQGLMK from the coding sequence ATGAAGGAAAAAAGTTCTATAGGTAGGTTAATCATAGTTACTATTAGTCTTATTTTTATTATAGGTTGTGGAAGAGAAAGTGAAAATTTACAAGGTAAGGATAGGGAAGTGAGTAATTTTCTTACAATTGCAACAGGGCCAACAAGTGGGTTGTATTATCCAATTGGATCATCCTTTGCAAAGGTTTTAAAAAAATTAGGGTACAGAACTTCTGTGCAATCAACAGGTGGTTCAGTTGAAAATATAAACTTAATACTTAATAAATCAGCTGATTTAGCCATAGCCATGTCAGATTCAGTGGATCAGTCTAAAAATTCAAATGAATTAAGAGCTTTAACAGGTCTATACCCAAACTATGTTCAACTAGTTACAATAAAGAAAAACAAAATAAATAAATTTGAAGATTTAAAGGGTAAGAGAGTAGGGATAGGAGCATTTAACTCAGGTGTTGAACTAAATGCTAGAATGATGTATGAAGCTCATGGGATGAGTTATAAAGATAGTGTAGTGCAGTATCTAAATTATGGTGATGCTGTGGAAAAAATGAGAGATGGTTTGGTAGACGCTATATTTGTAACAAGTGGTATCCCAAATGAAACTATAATGGAGTTAAAAAAAGATGCAGATATGGTTTTAGTCCCAATTACAGGAAAAGGGATGAAGAATCTAATGGAAAAATATCCCTTCTTTGTTGAAGATATTATTCCAGCTGAAATTTATGGAACAGATAAAGATATAAAAACAGCATCAGTTAGAAATATTATGTTAGTTAGAAAAGATTTACCAGAGGATGTTGTATATAAAATTACAAAGGGGATATTTGAAAATATTAAAAGTATTAAATCTTCCCACATAGCATCTCAACAAAATATTTCTTTGGAAAATTCACAAAAGGGTGTGAAAATAAAATTTCACCCAGGAGCAATAAAATACTATAAAGAACAAGGACTGATGAAGTAA
- a CDS encoding glycyl radical protein → MLEKGFTKANERVEKLKLEIVNAVPYVESERAVLATEAYKESEKLVPILRRAKVAEKIFNNLPITIRDNELVVGSITKHPRSTEICPEFSFDWVEKEFDTMGKRLADPFEIQDETKKELSEIFKYWPGKTTSEYADSLMTQETKDCIANGVFTVGNYFYGGVGHVSVDYGKVLKIGFKGIIAQSIKAKNNMDLSDPNYIKKNQFYDAVVITYTAAINFAHRYAEKALDLAKIETNQTRKMELLKIAENCARVPENGARNFYEACQSFWFVQIMMQIESSGHSISPGRFDQYMYPYYRDDENISKEEAQELIDCIWVKLNDINKTRDEVSAQAFAGYAVFQNLGVGGQTSDGLDATNEISYMCMEACARVKLPAPSFSIRVWQGSPEEFLYRACELARLGLGVPAMYNDEVIIPALTNRGLSLADAREYCIIGCVEPQCPHKTEGWHDAAFFNVAKVLEITLNNGKVGDKQLGPITGNMTNFKNMDDFFEAFKKQMKYFIYHLAEADNCVDMAHADRCPLPFHSALVDDCIGRGMSAQEGGAIYNFTGPQAFGIADSGDSVYSMKKNVFDEGRVSLEELRKAMDNNYGYPVGTGMSGYKGESNCSSKASNSSNNMTEMEIYEQVKKILSASGSIDISEIQKKLSENENNEISSPETANKYNRIKLIMEDAPCFGNDIDEVDMIARKCARIYCLEVEKYKNPRGGQFQAGIYPVSANVLFGKDVLALPDGRLAKTPLADGVSPRAGKDVNGPTAAANSVSKLDHFIASNGTLYNQKFLPATVAGEQGLKNFVSHVRSFFDHKGMHVQFNVVDKKTLVAAQKEPEKHKDLVVRVAGYSAHFVTLAKEVQDDIIARTEHSF, encoded by the coding sequence ATGTTAGAAAAAGGTTTCACAAAGGCAAATGAAAGAGTTGAAAAGTTAAAATTAGAAATTGTAAATGCGGTTCCATACGTGGAATCAGAAAGAGCAGTTTTAGCAACAGAAGCTTACAAGGAGTCAGAAAAGTTAGTTCCAATTTTAAGACGTGCAAAGGTTGCTGAAAAAATATTTAACAATCTACCTATTACAATTCGTGACAATGAACTTGTAGTTGGCTCTATAACAAAACATCCAAGATCAACTGAGATTTGTCCAGAATTTTCTTTTGACTGGGTAGAAAAAGAATTTGATACTATGGGGAAAAGATTAGCTGACCCCTTTGAAATTCAAGATGAAACAAAAAAAGAACTTAGTGAAATATTTAAATATTGGCCAGGAAAAACAACTAGTGAATATGCAGATTCCCTTATGACTCAAGAAACTAAAGACTGTATTGCAAATGGTGTTTTCACTGTTGGCAACTATTTTTATGGTGGTGTTGGTCATGTTTCTGTTGACTATGGAAAAGTTTTAAAAATTGGATTTAAAGGAATAATTGCTCAAAGTATAAAAGCTAAAAATAATATGGACTTAAGTGATCCAAACTACATTAAAAAAAATCAATTCTATGATGCAGTTGTTATTACATATACAGCTGCTATAAATTTTGCCCATAGATATGCTGAAAAAGCTTTGGATTTAGCAAAAATTGAAACTAATCAAACAAGAAAGATGGAATTATTAAAAATAGCTGAAAATTGTGCTAGAGTTCCAGAGAATGGAGCTAGAAATTTCTATGAAGCTTGCCAATCTTTTTGGTTTGTACAAATTATGATGCAAATTGAATCAAGTGGTCATTCTATATCTCCAGGTCGTTTTGATCAGTATATGTATCCTTATTATAGAGATGATGAAAATATAAGTAAAGAAGAAGCTCAAGAATTAATTGATTGCATTTGGGTTAAATTAAATGACATAAATAAAACCCGTGATGAAGTTTCAGCTCAAGCCTTTGCAGGATATGCAGTATTTCAAAATCTAGGAGTTGGTGGTCAAACTAGTGACGGATTAGATGCTACTAATGAAATATCATATATGTGTATGGAAGCATGTGCTCGTGTTAAGTTACCAGCACCATCTTTTTCAATTAGAGTATGGCAAGGTTCCCCAGAAGAATTTTTATATAGAGCTTGTGAACTTGCTCGTTTAGGGTTAGGAGTTCCAGCTATGTATAATGATGAAGTTATTATACCAGCTTTAACAAATAGAGGATTGTCCTTAGCAGATGCAAGGGAATATTGTATTATTGGTTGTGTTGAACCACAATGTCCACATAAAACTGAAGGATGGCATGACGCAGCTTTCTTTAATGTTGCAAAAGTTTTAGAAATAACTTTGAATAATGGGAAAGTTGGAGATAAACAATTAGGACCTATTACTGGTAACATGACAAACTTTAAAAATATGGATGACTTCTTTGAGGCATTTAAAAAACAAATGAAATATTTTATCTATCACCTTGCTGAGGCTGATAATTGTGTAGATATGGCTCATGCAGATAGATGTCCACTTCCTTTCCATTCAGCCCTTGTGGATGACTGTATAGGCAGAGGAATGTCAGCACAAGAGGGAGGAGCAATATATAATTTCACAGGACCACAAGCATTTGGGATTGCTGATTCAGGAGATTCAGTTTATTCAATGAAGAAGAATGTTTTTGATGAAGGAAGAGTTTCCCTTGAAGAATTGAGAAAAGCTATGGATAATAATTATGGATATCCAGTAGGAACAGGAATGTCAGGTTATAAAGGTGAATCAAATTGTAGTTCTAAAGCTTCTAATTCAAGTAATAATATGACAGAAATGGAAATTTATGAACAAGTTAAAAAGATATTATCAGCTAGCGGTTCAATAGATATATCTGAAATACAAAAAAAATTATCTGAAAATGAAAATAATGAGATTTCATCACCTGAAACAGCTAATAAATATAACAGAATCAAATTAATAATGGAAGATGCCCCTTGTTTTGGGAATGATATTGATGAAGTGGATATGATAGCTCGTAAATGTGCAAGAATTTATTGTCTTGAAGTTGAAAAATATAAAAATCCACGTGGAGGACAATTCCAAGCTGGAATATATCCAGTTTCAGCAAATGTATTATTTGGAAAAGATGTTTTAGCATTACCAGATGGTAGACTTGCAAAGACTCCTTTAGCTGATGGAGTATCTCCAAGAGCAGGTAAGGACGTAAATGGTCCAACAGCAGCAGCAAATTCTGTATCAAAATTAGATCATTTTATAGCTTCAAATGGAACTCTTTATAATCAAAAATTCTTACCAGCAACTGTGGCAGGAGAACAAGGTCTTAAGAATTTTGTATCTCATGTAAGAAGTTTCTTTGACCATAAAGGAATGCATGTTCAATTTAATGTTGTAGACAAGAAGACATTAGTTGCAGCACAAAAAGAACCTGAAAAACATAAGGATTTAGTTGTTAGAGTTGCAGGATATAGTGCACATTTTGTAACCCTTGCAAAGGAAGTTCAAGATGATATTATAGCTCGTACAGAACATAGCTTTTAG
- a CDS encoding glycyl-radical enzyme activating protein, with the protein MDIGYETTGNVFDIQRYSIHDGPGIRTIVFLKGCPLKCKWCCNPESQTLQPVVMFKEDNCIHCGECIKACPKGAISLDNLNFIDRNLCNGCGECANVCLTGALTMKGEELTVQEIIKELKKDAITYRRSGGGITLSGGEPLLQHKFSIEILKACKSQGWSTAIETTGYTEDLHVLEEILPYLDLVLFDIKSIDNDIHKKYTGVSNELILKNALTVSKLAKKMVVRIPTIKGVNASVEGMQKICDFVKTLNNIKTIHILPYHTYGANKYKLLGREYPMGEIETLTQEEINNFEDIIKKNGFRCIIGG; encoded by the coding sequence ATGGATATAGGATATGAAACTACAGGAAATGTTTTTGATATACAAAGATATTCTATTCATGATGGACCTGGTATTAGAACAATAGTATTCTTAAAGGGATGCCCACTAAAATGCAAATGGTGTTGTAATCCAGAATCTCAAACATTACAACCAGTTGTAATGTTTAAAGAAGACAATTGTATACATTGCGGTGAATGCATCAAAGCTTGCCCAAAAGGTGCTATAAGTTTAGATAATTTAAATTTTATAGATAGAAATTTATGTAATGGTTGTGGTGAATGTGCAAATGTTTGCTTAACAGGGGCTTTAACTATGAAAGGAGAAGAACTTACAGTTCAAGAAATAATAAAAGAACTAAAAAAGGATGCTATAACATATAGAAGATCTGGAGGAGGAATCACTCTTTCAGGGGGAGAACCTCTTTTACAACATAAATTTTCAATTGAAATATTAAAAGCTTGTAAGTCTCAAGGGTGGAGTACAGCAATAGAAACAACAGGCTATACTGAAGATCTTCATGTTTTAGAAGAGATATTACCATATTTAGACTTGGTTCTTTTTGATATAAAATCTATAGATAATGATATACATAAAAAATATACAGGAGTCTCAAATGAATTAATATTAAAAAATGCTTTAACTGTTTCCAAATTAGCAAAAAAAATGGTAGTGCGTATACCAACAATAAAAGGAGTTAATGCTTCAGTGGAAGGAATGCAGAAAATATGTGATTTTGTAAAAACTTTAAACAATATAAAGACAATACATATTTTACCATATCATACTTATGGAGCTAATAAATATAAATTATTAGGAAGAGAGTATCCTATGGGAGAAATTGAAACTTTAACTCAGGAAGAAATAAATAATTTTGAAGACATAATTAAAAAAAATGGTTTTAGGTGTATTATAGGCGGCTAA
- the pduB gene encoding propanediol utilization microcompartment protein PduB, with product MDEKILEKMMKQVSSELGLNKEETKKEEEKKTTTQEKFSDLGITEYVGTAIGDTIGLVIAGVDPMLVDTMKLGKYRSIGIIGGRTGAGPQIMAVDEAVKATNTEVISVELPRDTKGGAGHGSLIIIGADDVSDARRAVEIALETLPKYFGDVYGNEAGHLEFQYTARASYCLEKALGAPLGKAFGMVCAGPAAIAVVLADVAVKAANVEVIGYCSPKNGGTSYSNEVILLITGDSGAVRQSIKTSIELGKKLLGTLGDEPKSTTVPYI from the coding sequence ATGGATGAAAAAATATTGGAGAAAATGATGAAACAAGTTTCATCAGAATTGGGATTAAATAAAGAAGAAACAAAAAAAGAAGAAGAAAAAAAGACAACAACACAAGAAAAATTTTCAGATTTAGGTATAACTGAATATGTTGGTACAGCTATTGGAGATACTATAGGTTTAGTTATTGCTGGAGTAGATCCAATGTTAGTGGATACTATGAAATTAGGAAAATATAGATCAATTGGAATTATAGGGGGAAGAACAGGTGCAGGACCACAAATAATGGCAGTTGATGAAGCTGTAAAAGCTACAAATACAGAAGTTATATCAGTGGAATTACCTAGAGATACAAAGGGAGGAGCTGGTCATGGATCTCTTATAATAATTGGTGCTGATGATGTGTCTGATGCAAGAAGAGCAGTTGAAATAGCCCTTGAAACTTTACCAAAATATTTTGGAGATGTATATGGAAATGAAGCAGGACATCTTGAATTCCAATATACAGCTAGAGCAAGCTATTGTTTGGAAAAGGCCTTGGGAGCTCCCTTGGGAAAAGCCTTTGGAATGGTATGTGCTGGACCAGCTGCTATAGCTGTAGTTCTTGCAGATGTTGCAGTAAAAGCAGCAAATGTTGAAGTAATAGGATATTGTTCTCCTAAAAATGGTGGAACAAGTTATTCAAACGAGGTTATTTTATTAATTACAGGTGATTCTGGTGCTGTTAGACAATCTATAAAAACATCCATAGAGTTAGGTAAAAAATTACTTGGAACATTGGGAGATGAACCTAAATCAACTACAGTTCCATATATTTAA
- the pduA gene encoding propanediol utilization microcompartment protein PduA translates to MISDALGMIETKGLVGAIEAADAMVKAANVTLVGYEKIGSGLVTVMVRGDVGAVKAATDAGVAAARNVGEVVSTHVIPRPHSDTEKILPTIVTK, encoded by the coding sequence ATGATTTCAGATGCATTGGGAATGATTGAAACTAAAGGATTGGTAGGTGCAATAGAAGCAGCAGATGCCATGGTTAAAGCAGCAAATGTAACTTTAGTAGGATATGAAAAAATAGGTTCAGGTCTTGTAACTGTTATGGTAAGAGGAGATGTAGGAGCTGTGAAAGCAGCAACTGATGCAGGAGTAGCAGCAGCTAGAAATGTAGGAGAGGTTGTTTCAACACATGTTATTCCTCGTCCTCATTCAGACACTGAGAAAATTTTACCAACAATAGTAACTAAATAA
- a CDS encoding BMC domain-containing protein: MKESLGLIEVKGLSAAVYIADVMVKTANVKLLSLERTRGVGWIVIKILGNVGAVNAAINSGKQISMEKNEYVTSKVIPRPSDLIEKVFYKDDCNCEKQEKKEVTEAKKETSKEIEKKVIKNKETNNKETNNKETNNKETNNKNKVIKNKEDVKK, translated from the coding sequence ATGAAGGAATCCTTGGGCTTGATAGAGGTGAAGGGATTATCTGCAGCAGTATATATAGCTGATGTAATGGTTAAAACAGCCAATGTTAAATTACTTTCTTTAGAGAGAACTAGAGGAGTTGGATGGATTGTAATTAAAATTTTAGGAAATGTTGGAGCTGTGAATGCAGCGATAAATTCAGGGAAACAAATTAGTATGGAAAAAAATGAATATGTAACATCAAAGGTAATTCCTAGACCATCTGATTTAATTGAAAAGGTTTTTTATAAAGATGATTGTAATTGTGAAAAACAAGAAAAGAAAGAAGTGACTGAAGCTAAAAAAGAGACAAGTAAGGAAATTGAAAAAAAAGTTATAAAAAACAAAGAAACTAATAATAAAGAAACTAATAATAAAGAAACTAATAATAAAGAAACTAATAATAAAAATAAAGTTATAAAAAATAAGGAAGATGTAAAAAAGTAA
- a CDS encoding aldehyde dehydrogenase family protein, with product MNDERIKEIIKQSILDIQKENEDISKSGIFLDVDEAISAAKQAFKRYLKITLKERSEIIQVIKDRILLEADGLAEMTVSETGMGNAEDKAEKFIWATTKTPGVEDLVTLARTDDGGMTLYELSPYGVVCSVAPVTNPCSTLVNNVFSALAAGNAIIHCPHPRAKKVSELLIEKISSIIREVCGIDNLVVMVKNPSIKKVRQAMRHPDINLIIATGGHGLLKEALVCGKKVIGGGSANPVCIVDETANIEKAAIDIVESSSFDNNLMCVTEKNIVVVKSISENLKENLKKNGAYHITSPIELIKLTKACIDQNMQPNKRLNGMDANKILKLAGINCSRKIKIILVDCIKEHPIVVNEMLMPILPIVEVENFDKALEVALEIEQGLRHTAVIHSQLIERLSRGAKEMQTSIFVKNGPAFSGIGFRNDRELSMTVASVTGEGTVTARHFARTRRCVLCEGFSIR from the coding sequence ATGAATGATGAAAGAATAAAAGAAATAATAAAACAAAGTATATTAGATATACAAAAAGAAAATGAAGATATTTCAAAATCAGGAATATTTTTAGATGTTGACGAAGCTATTTCAGCAGCAAAACAAGCTTTTAAAAGATATTTAAAAATAACCCTAAAGGAAAGAAGTGAAATAATTCAAGTTATTAAAGATAGAATTTTATTAGAAGCTGATGGTTTAGCTGAAATGACAGTTAGTGAAACAGGAATGGGAAATGCAGAAGATAAAGCAGAAAAATTTATTTGGGCAACTACAAAAACTCCAGGAGTTGAAGACTTAGTGACTTTAGCAAGAACAGATGATGGGGGTATGACATTATATGAATTATCTCCCTATGGAGTTGTATGTTCAGTTGCTCCAGTTACAAATCCATGTTCAACCTTGGTAAATAATGTATTTAGTGCCCTAGCAGCAGGAAATGCAATAATACATTGTCCCCATCCTAGGGCTAAAAAAGTTTCTGAGCTTTTAATAGAGAAAATTTCTTCCATAATAAGAGAGGTTTGTGGAATTGATAATTTAGTGGTTATGGTAAAAAATCCTTCCATTAAAAAAGTTAGACAAGCAATGAGACATCCAGATATAAACTTAATAATTGCAACAGGAGGACATGGTCTTTTAAAGGAAGCTTTAGTGTGTGGGAAAAAAGTAATTGGAGGAGGTTCTGCAAACCCAGTATGTATAGTTGATGAAACTGCTAATATAGAAAAAGCAGCAATAGATATAGTGGAAAGCAGTTCTTTTGATAATAATTTAATGTGTGTTACTGAAAAAAATATTGTAGTTGTAAAATCAATATCTGAAAATTTAAAAGAAAATTTGAAGAAAAATGGAGCATATCATATTACTTCACCTATTGAATTAATAAAACTAACAAAAGCATGTATAGATCAAAATATGCAACCAAACAAAAGACTAAATGGTATGGATGCTAACAAGATATTGAAACTAGCAGGAATAAATTGTTCAAGAAAAATTAAGATAATTTTAGTTGATTGTATAAAGGAACATCCTATAGTTGTAAATGAAATGTTAATGCCAATACTTCCCATTGTGGAAGTTGAGAACTTTGATAAAGCTTTAGAAGTAGCTTTGGAAATAGAACAAGGTCTTAGACATACTGCTGTTATTCATTCTCAATTAATTGAACGATTAAGTAGGGGAGCAAAAGAAATGCAAACTTCTATATTTGTAAAAAATGGTCCTGCTTTTTCTGGAATTGGCTTTAGAAATGACAGGGAATTAAGTATGACAGTGGCAAGTGTAACAGGGGAAGGAACTGTTACTGCTCGTCATTTTGCTAGAACTAGAAGATGTGTCCTTTGTGAAGGCTTCTCTATTCGATAA
- a CDS encoding 1-propanol dehydrogenase PduQ: MKITNIKTKIYSGENSLEVLSNLKNERVFIVCDQYLVKSNIIKKILNMLNTTNKISIFSDVVPDPNLEVVGNGLVKFVKENPTIVICFGGGSSIDTGKGIIYFARLKKLCKNVTLIAIPTTSGTGSEVTSATVITDKEENIKHAIFDNKLTPDIAILDPIFTVTVPKKITANTGIDVLTHAIEAYVSKGSTFYSDAFSEKAFELVIKSLLKCYIEPNNIEARSMMMEASNMAGIAFNIAGLGVNHSIAHQLGAIYHIPHGLANAMVLKEIIKFNSRNSNVKKKYADLVYKSKMVDNYLDEDSAIKILQEYIDQIMTIMEMPKKISEFNKEIKINTNDLEIMKKNAMIDNCMKTTPVEISDLGIEIIIRNILK; encoded by the coding sequence ATGAAGATAACAAATATAAAAACAAAAATCTATAGTGGAGAAAATTCCTTAGAAGTGTTATCAAATTTAAAAAATGAAAGGGTTTTTATTGTATGTGACCAGTATTTAGTTAAAAGTAATATAATCAAAAAGATTTTAAATATGTTAAACACTACAAATAAAATAAGCATATTTTCAGACGTGGTCCCTGATCCAAATTTGGAAGTTGTTGGAAATGGACTGGTAAAATTTGTCAAAGAAAATCCTACAATTGTAATTTGTTTTGGAGGTGGCTCTTCAATAGATACAGGTAAAGGAATCATTTATTTTGCTAGATTAAAAAAATTATGTAAAAATGTGACCTTAATAGCAATACCAACAACAAGTGGTACTGGTTCTGAAGTAACTTCAGCTACAGTTATAACAGATAAAGAAGAAAATATAAAACATGCAATATTTGATAACAAACTAACGCCTGATATAGCTATTTTAGATCCTATTTTCACAGTAACAGTTCCTAAAAAGATAACAGCAAATACAGGAATTGATGTTTTAACCCATGCTATTGAAGCATATGTTTCAAAGGGATCAACATTTTATTCTGATGCTTTTTCTGAAAAAGCTTTTGAATTGGTTATTAAATCTTTATTAAAATGTTACATAGAACCTAACAATATTGAAGCTAGGAGTATGATGATGGAAGCTTCAAATATGGCTGGAATTGCATTTAATATAGCTGGACTTGGAGTAAATCATAGTATAGCTCATCAACTGGGAGCAATCTACCATATTCCCCACGGATTAGCAAATGCTATGGTATTAAAAGAAATTATAAAGTTTAATAGTAGAAATAGTAATGTAAAGAAAAAGTATGCTGATTTAGTATATAAGTCAAAGATGGTAGATAATTATTTAGATGAAGATTCAGCTATTAAAATTTTACAAGAGTATATTGATCAAATAATGACAATTATGGAAATGCCAAAAAAAATAAGTGAGTTCAACAAGGAAATAAAAATAAATACAAATGATTTAGAAATTATGAAAAAAAATGCCATGATAGATAATTGTATGAAAACAACCCCTGTTGAAATAAGTGATTTAGGAATTGAAATCATCATTAGAAACATTTTAAAATAG